In Mus musculus strain C57BL/6J chromosome 9, GRCm38.p6 C57BL/6J, one genomic interval encodes:
- the Acp5 gene encoding tartrate-resistant acid phosphatase type 5 isoform X1: MDSWVVLLGLQIIWLPLLTHGTAPTPTLRFVAVGDWGGVPNAPFHTAREMANAKEIARTVQTMGADFIMSLGDNFYFTGVHDASDKRFQETFEDVFSDRALRNIPWYVLAGNHDHLGNVSAQIAYSKISKRWNFPSPYYRLRFKIPRTNITVAIFMLDTVMLCGNSDDFASQQPKMPRDLGVARTQLSWLKKQLAAAKEDYVLVAGHYPIWSIAEHGPTRCLVKNLRPLLATYGVTAYLCGHDHNLQYLQDENGVGYVLSGAGNFMDPSVRHQRKVPNGYLRFHYGSEDSLGGFTHVEISPKEMTIIYVEASGKSLFKTSLPRRPRP, encoded by the exons ATGGATTCATGGGTGGTGCTGCTGGGCCTACAAATCATATGGCTCCCACTCCTGACCCACGGTacagcccccactcccaccctgagATTTGTGGCTGTGGGCGACTGGGGAGGGGTCCCCAATGCCCCATTCCACACAGCCCGGGAAATGGCCAATGCCAAAGAGATCGCCAGAACCGTGCAGACGATGGGCGCTGACTTCATCATGTCTCTGGGGGACAATTTCTACTTCACTGGAGTGCACGATGCCAGCGACAAGAGGTTCCAG GAGACCTTTGAGGACGTGTTCTCTGACCGTGCCCTTCGCAACATCCCCTGGTATGTGCTGGCTGGAAACCATGATCACCTTGGCAACGTCTCTGCACAGATTGCATACTCTAAGATCTCCAAGCGCTG GAACTTCCCCAGCCCTTACTACCGTTTGCGCTTCAAAATTCCACGTACAAACATAACTGTGGCCATCTTTATGCTGGACACAGTGATGCTGTGTGGCAACTCAGATGACTTTGCCAGTCAGCAGCCCAAAATGCCTCGAGACCTGGGAGTGGCCCGCACTCAGCTGTCCTGGCTCAAAAAGCAGTTGGCAGCAGCCAAGGAGGACTACGTTTTGGTGGCCGGCCACTACCCCATCTGGTCCATCGCCGAGCACGGACCCACGCGCTGCCTTGTCAAGAACTTGCGACCATTGTTAGCCACATACGGGGTCACTGCCTACCTGTGTGGACATGACCACAACCTGCAG TATCTTCAGGACGAGAACGGTGTGGGCTATGTGCTGAGTGGGGCCGGCAACTTCATGGATCCCTCTGTGCGACATCAACGAAAGGTCCCCAACGGCTACTTGCGGTTTCACTATGGATCTGAGGACTCCCTGGGCGGCTTCACACATGTGGAGATAAGCCCCAAAGAAATGACCATCATATATGTGGAAGCCTCTGGAAAATCACTCTTTAAGACCAGCCTCCCAAGGAGACCCAGACCCTGA